In Chitinophaga sp. HK235, a single window of DNA contains:
- a CDS encoding AraC family transcriptional regulator, which yields MTSESLRIKSTLANDARQDNQTADILLVSRFQSLIEALTTNEEASPGIRQASFYAGKLNVHPNHLNAVVKRITGKTTSSIIQNQLMASAKSLLIQTNLSIKEIAFKLHFVEPTHFNSFFKKNTGITPQQYRYNQHL from the coding sequence TTGACATCCGAAAGTTTGAGGATAAAATCAACGTTAGCAAACGATGCCCGGCAAGACAACCAGACAGCAGACATATTGTTGGTTTCCCGTTTTCAATCATTGATTGAAGCGCTAACGACCAATGAAGAGGCAAGCCCGGGAATTCGTCAGGCATCTTTTTATGCAGGAAAATTAAACGTTCATCCTAATCACTTAAATGCAGTTGTAAAGCGGATAACAGGTAAAACAACCTCAAGCATTATCCAAAACCAACTCATGGCTTCTGCAAAATCTTTACTTATCCAAACCAATTTGTCCATAAAGGAAATAGCGTTTAAGCTTCATTTTGTTGAACCTACGCACTTTAATTCCTTCTTCAAAAAAAATACAGGCATTACACCACAACAATACCGCTATAATCAACATCTTTGA
- a CDS encoding short chain dehydrogenase, whose amino-acid sequence MKILIIGANGTIGKKLTPQLATQHEIITAGRNSGEVRVDISSEESIKEMFKQVKNVDACICIAASGPLDNFSTLTEKQLLEDFKGKLFGQMNLVLIGQNYLNNNGCFTLTSGIFADIPYKGVTGGAIISGGLHSFVLSASIELPKGLRINVVSPSMVEDSVADFGHLFPELKAVSMNQLADAYEKTINENITGQILRVY is encoded by the coding sequence ATGAAAATATTGATTATTGGCGCCAATGGAACAATTGGTAAAAAACTTACACCACAATTAGCTACACAACACGAGATAATAACAGCAGGAAGAAACAGTGGTGAAGTCAGGGTGGATATATCTTCCGAAGAATCAATTAAAGAAATGTTCAAACAAGTAAAGAATGTTGATGCTTGTATTTGCATTGCGGCTTCCGGCCCTTTAGATAATTTTTCAACTCTTACGGAGAAACAGCTTTTAGAAGATTTTAAAGGGAAACTATTTGGTCAGATGAATTTAGTCCTAATCGGTCAGAATTATTTAAATAACAATGGTTGCTTTACTTTAACTTCTGGAATATTTGCCGACATTCCATATAAAGGAGTAACCGGTGGGGCTATAATAAGTGGCGGTTTACATAGTTTTGTATTGTCAGCATCAATAGAATTGCCAAAAGGACTAAGGATAAATGTAGTAAGCCCCAGTATGGTTGAAGACTCTGTGGCGGATTTTGGACATTTATTTCCGGAATTAAAAGCAGTTTCAATGAATCAATTAGCTGATGCTTACGAAAAAACAATAAACGAAAATATTACTGGTCAAATTCTTAGAGTCTATTAA
- a CDS encoding carboxymuconolactone decarboxylase family protein has protein sequence MSNIKVPGKGQVSTEAQVIFDQLQHRLGKVPNLYATIGYSANALKGFLEFESTLNDGAFTPKEREAIALIVSELNKCDYCLSAHTLLAIKNGFTREETLQIRRGVVDDSKLNAILQLAISIVKNKGKAEQGLISAFFEAGFNEAAMMELVGLITVRVFTNYVYALTDIPVDFPLAVPIQ, from the coding sequence ATGAGCAATATAAAAGTTCCCGGTAAAGGACAGGTAAGCACCGAAGCACAGGTAATATTTGATCAGTTACAGCACCGCCTGGGAAAAGTTCCTAACCTATACGCTACTATAGGCTATTCGGCGAATGCATTGAAAGGCTTCCTGGAATTTGAAAGCACATTAAACGATGGGGCATTTACCCCAAAAGAAAGAGAAGCCATCGCGCTGATTGTATCGGAGCTGAACAAATGTGATTATTGTCTTTCTGCACATACACTCCTGGCTATTAAAAATGGTTTTACCAGGGAAGAAACTTTGCAGATCAGGAGAGGAGTAGTTGATGACTCTAAATTGAATGCCATTCTTCAATTGGCCATATCCATAGTAAAAAATAAAGGGAAAGCAGAACAGGGACTGATATCAGCCTTCTTTGAGGCAGGCTTTAATGAAGCGGCCATGATGGAGCTGGTAGGCCTGATAACAGTAAGAGTATTTACTAACTACGTTTATGCATTAACAGATATCCCTGTAGATTTTCCATTAGCAGTACCTATTCAGTAA
- a CDS encoding Fic family protein: MACLRATGAKLTDQQVEKLLGNLAIKQFTSRDEEEVAGYADVMNLIFENYIYIPLTEGYIQQLHRELLKHSSKDNWHRGNYKKSPNHVEAFDQDGKSLGIVFETASPFDTQLRMQELVSWTVNAIETKVLHPLLIICIFIVVFLAIHPFQDGNGRLSRILTTVLLLRAGYAYVPYSSLEAVIEQSKEGYYLALRRTQGSLKTENPDWMPWILFFYASFSSRKPDWKLKLNGKSFF, translated from the coding sequence ATGGCGTGCCTTAGGGCAACTGGAGCGAAATTAACCGACCAACAAGTAGAAAAATTGCTTGGGAACTTAGCTATAAAGCAGTTTACATCTCGCGATGAAGAAGAAGTTGCCGGATATGCAGATGTAATGAACCTTATTTTTGAGAATTACATATACATCCCGTTAACTGAAGGCTACATTCAGCAACTTCACCGGGAATTATTAAAGCATAGTTCCAAAGACAATTGGCATCGGGGGAATTACAAAAAATCACCAAATCACGTTGAAGCTTTTGATCAGGATGGTAAAAGCCTTGGTATTGTATTCGAGACCGCCAGCCCTTTTGATACACAATTACGCATGCAGGAACTTGTTAGCTGGACTGTTAATGCTATTGAAACGAAAGTACTTCATCCGCTTTTAATAATATGTATTTTTATTGTGGTTTTTCTTGCTATCCATCCATTTCAGGATGGTAATGGCCGGTTGTCGCGCATTCTAACAACAGTTCTTCTACTACGAGCAGGGTATGCATACGTGCCATATAGTTCTCTGGAAGCCGTTATTGAGCAAAGTAAAGAGGGATATTACCTTGCTTTAAGAAGAACACAAGGCTCATTAAAAACTGAAAATCCAGACTGGATGCCCTGGATATTATTTTTTTACGCGTCCTTCAGCAGCAGAAAACCCGATTGGAAATTAAAATTGAACGGGAAAAGCTTCTTTTAG
- a CDS encoding nuclear transport factor 2 family protein — MKNVTITLLFIAQTFSVKSQSVLDSVRRLNSNEFRNDIAIRELIDSFAYYADRTKAQRQAALFVENGTLEIYRSEPDTSKPIVVLKGRKELEEAFKGLEKYNMTFHLNGQNSIKFGDDTTGIVQCLAHHIFFEDGKRILLTEAIRYYDTYTRQNNQWLFVKRKLIIDWEDKRLSTP, encoded by the coding sequence GTGAAAAATGTAACAATCACTCTGTTATTTATAGCACAGACTTTTTCTGTAAAATCGCAGTCCGTCCTGGATTCCGTAAGGCGACTAAATTCAAATGAATTCAGAAATGACATTGCTATACGCGAGTTAATTGACAGTTTTGCATATTACGCGGACAGGACTAAAGCTCAACGGCAGGCAGCTCTTTTTGTTGAAAATGGTACGTTGGAAATTTATCGGTCAGAGCCCGATACAAGTAAGCCTATTGTCGTATTAAAAGGGCGCAAAGAATTAGAAGAAGCGTTCAAGGGCCTAGAAAAATACAATATGACGTTTCACCTTAACGGGCAGAACTCGATCAAATTCGGGGATGATACAACTGGGATTGTCCAATGTCTTGCCCATCATATTTTTTTTGAAGATGGAAAAAGAATATTACTAACCGAAGCTATTCGCTATTATGATACTTATACCCGTCAAAATAATCAATGGCTATTTGTAAAAAGAAAACTAATTATTGATTGGGAAGACAAAAGATTGTCAACACCGTAA
- a CDS encoding dihydrofolate reductase family protein — MRKIISFMHISLDGFVAGPNGEMNWIKLGEEIFDHVGKRIGETDTALYGRVTYQMMENYWSTAGDKPDATNHDIKHSKWYNKVHKVVLSKTMKDAGLTDTTIISDNLSDKINEIKQQAGGEVLLFGSPTATHSLIQQNLIDGYWLFVNPIILGRGIPLFVDIKDKIKLNLLTTRQFTSGVTELNYTVDRQ, encoded by the coding sequence ATGAGAAAAATAATTTCATTTATGCACATATCGCTTGACGGTTTTGTAGCAGGACCGAACGGAGAGATGAACTGGATCAAACTTGGTGAAGAAATTTTTGATCATGTCGGTAAGCGGATCGGCGAAACCGATACAGCATTATACGGACGAGTAACTTACCAGATGATGGAAAATTACTGGTCTACCGCAGGAGACAAGCCGGATGCGACCAACCACGACATTAAACATTCAAAGTGGTATAACAAAGTTCACAAAGTTGTTTTATCGAAAACAATGAAAGACGCGGGTTTGACTGATACAACAATTATTAGCGACAACCTTTCAGATAAAATAAACGAAATAAAACAACAGGCAGGTGGAGAAGTCTTGCTTTTTGGTAGCCCGACAGCCACACATTCACTTATTCAACAGAACTTAATTGATGGCTATTGGCTATTTGTTAATCCAATTATTCTTGGACGAGGCATTCCATTGTTTGTAGACATCAAAGACAAAATAAAACTAAACCTATTGACTACCAGACAATTTACTAGTGGGGTAACTGAACTGAATTACACAGTGGACAGACAATAA
- a CDS encoding SRPBCC domain-containing protein has protein sequence MEKYNTFKQEGNSLIHTRILDAPRDLVWEVWTTPEHIKEWWGPDGFSLTIKSMNVASGKTWDSIMHGWGQDWDSKVEYLEVEKPSLLSYKHFGESEDYNFTVSISFAEVEGKTLLTMKSIFKSKEIIEELNRRVNAIEGGKQTLNRLENYIKILESNKP, from the coding sequence ATGGAGAAATACAATACATTCAAACAGGAAGGGAACAGTCTTATACATACGAGAATTCTCGATGCTCCAAGGGATTTGGTTTGGGAAGTATGGACCACCCCGGAGCATATAAAAGAATGGTGGGGGCCAGATGGTTTTTCGCTGACTATAAAATCAATGAATGTAGCATCTGGCAAAACCTGGGATTCTATTATGCATGGTTGGGGACAGGATTGGGATAGCAAAGTTGAGTATTTGGAAGTAGAAAAACCTTCCCTTTTATCTTATAAACATTTTGGCGAAAGCGAAGATTATAACTTTACGGTTTCAATTTCATTTGCTGAGGTTGAAGGAAAAACATTACTGACAATGAAGTCAATATTTAAGTCAAAAGAAATTATTGAAGAACTGAATAGACGGGTAAATGCCATTGAAGGCGGCAAGCAGACTTTAAATCGACTTGAAAACTATATTAAAATATTAGAAAGTAACAAACCATAA
- a CDS encoding helix-turn-helix transcriptional regulator: MAPTRDIFQAIADPTRRQIIGMLARKSLNVNAIAKEFDITRQAVSLHVQFLNDCGLIVIKQQGRERYCEAKLERLKEVTDWVDQYRNYWDNKFDSLQDYLAKIQNKKK; encoded by the coding sequence ATGGCACCAACAAGAGACATCTTTCAGGCAATAGCAGATCCAACCCGCAGACAAATTATTGGTATGTTGGCTCGGAAATCACTCAATGTTAATGCTATTGCCAAGGAGTTTGATATTACCCGTCAAGCAGTTTCATTGCATGTACAATTTCTTAACGATTGTGGTCTTATTGTAATCAAACAACAAGGTAGGGAAAGATATTGCGAAGCCAAACTCGAAAGATTAAAGGAAGTAACAGACTGGGTAGATCAATATCGAAACTATTGGGACAATAAATTTGACTCATTGCAAGATTATCTGGCTAAAATTCAAAACAAGAAAAAATAG
- a CDS encoding GIY-YIG nuclease family protein — translation MVYYVYILQSLVDGSFYKGFTQDYHERLRQHSAGDTKSTANKRPWKLIYVEQFYSKREALIREKKALLDLIVDIIVKATLKEYYETNNCLENEQE, via the coding sequence ATGGTATACTATGTTTATATCCTCCAAAGCCTGGTGGATGGCTCCTTCTATAAAGGATTTACCCAAGACTATCACGAAAGGCTCAGACAACATAGTGCAGGAGATACTAAATCCACTGCTAATAAAAGACCCTGGAAATTAATCTACGTGGAACAGTTCTATTCTAAGAGAGAAGCGCTAATAAGAGAGAAAAAAGCGTTACTTGACCTCATTGTGGATATAATTGTTAAAGCTACATTGAAAGAATATTATGAAACTAATAATTGCTTAGAAAACGAGCAAGAATAG
- a CDS encoding glutamate--tRNA ligase family protein, whose product MYQKYHRTRIAPTPSGYLHLGNVLSFVLTATLARRHEARILLRIDDLDQPRVRTEYVQDIFDTLDYLEIPWQEGPRNAQEFVRDYSQLHRVEVYRQALESLKEQGRLFACNCTRSGLQAKSAAYNGGCQIKTLPWDSQDVCWRVYTDDHQPLSLKTYGGVLAATLPSDQEYFVVRKKDGHAAYQLTSLVDDDYFKVDLIVRGEDLWASTLAQLHLARLVGIHRFGDATFFHHTLLMDGPEKKLSKSEGATSVRYLRKEGKTRSHIYTLIANRLGVEAPVTGWEELGNILLDQQLVFRQGKQL is encoded by the coding sequence ATGTATCAGAAATATCATAGAACCCGTATTGCGCCTACTCCCAGCGGTTATCTGCATCTGGGGAATGTGCTTTCTTTTGTGCTCACAGCCACACTGGCCCGTCGTCATGAGGCACGGATACTACTTCGGATCGATGATCTGGACCAGCCAAGGGTTCGTACTGAATATGTACAGGATATTTTTGACACGCTGGATTATCTGGAAATACCCTGGCAGGAAGGCCCTCGTAATGCTCAGGAGTTTGTTCGGGATTATTCACAGCTGCATCGTGTGGAAGTATACCGGCAGGCATTGGAATCATTGAAAGAGCAGGGCAGGCTCTTTGCGTGCAACTGCACCCGGTCTGGTCTGCAGGCAAAGAGTGCGGCATATAACGGAGGCTGTCAGATAAAGACCTTACCCTGGGATAGCCAGGATGTATGCTGGCGGGTATATACAGATGATCATCAGCCATTGTCCCTGAAGACTTATGGTGGCGTACTGGCTGCCACCCTGCCTTCCGACCAGGAATATTTTGTGGTGCGGAAAAAAGATGGCCATGCGGCCTATCAACTGACTTCCTTAGTGGACGATGATTATTTTAAGGTGGATCTGATTGTAAGAGGGGAAGACCTCTGGGCTTCTACGCTGGCCCAGCTGCATCTGGCCAGGCTGGTGGGCATCCACCGCTTTGGTGACGCTACTTTTTTTCATCATACACTGCTGATGGACGGCCCCGAAAAAAAACTTTCAAAGTCGGAAGGTGCTACTTCTGTACGTTATCTCAGGAAAGAAGGCAAGACCAGGAGCCATATTTATACACTCATTGCCAATAGGTTGGGTGTGGAAGCACCGGTGACAGGTTGGGAAGAACTGGGTAATATCCTGTTGGACCAGCAGCTGGTTTTCCGGCAGGGAAAACAGCTTTAA
- a CDS encoding MBL fold metallo-hydrolase produces the protein MKSLKIHLFILGILLAGSATAQHRKTFQWIGGPTYVLQLGNFKILTDPMFSPKGDSAFMIKKHPSTGMANAYIQRYIAPATFDTANIDILLVSHPHADHFDQQARNALNKQLNVVVPGANTSTLQGWGFTHLRGLNWGDTTEFKKGNETLRIIAVEAMHAKDDPLKTELGKGNGYIIEYTVNHKVYRIYWTGDTVWFDDMQQYTRYGKINLFIPDMGAVGSDGHIGRRGLNSQDCLKIIETLHPDLIAPVHHSTFSMYIEPIARLQQTLDTTSYKKKLRIVPAGGVVVL, from the coding sequence ATGAAATCCTTAAAAATTCACCTGTTTATCCTTGGCATCCTACTCGCAGGATCAGCTACAGCCCAGCACAGAAAAACATTTCAATGGATAGGCGGACCTACTTACGTATTACAGCTGGGGAACTTCAAAATATTGACAGATCCTATGTTTAGCCCGAAGGGTGATTCGGCGTTTATGATCAAAAAACATCCTTCTACCGGAATGGCCAATGCATATATTCAGCGCTATATTGCACCGGCGACATTTGATACTGCCAATATAGACATCCTTCTGGTAAGCCACCCACACGCAGATCATTTTGACCAGCAGGCCAGAAATGCCCTCAATAAACAACTGAACGTGGTCGTTCCGGGTGCCAATACATCCACTTTACAAGGCTGGGGCTTTACGCATCTCAGAGGGCTCAACTGGGGTGATACGACCGAATTTAAAAAAGGAAATGAAACCCTGCGCATCATAGCCGTAGAAGCGATGCATGCCAAAGACGATCCATTAAAAACAGAGTTGGGAAAAGGAAATGGTTACATCATCGAGTATACTGTAAACCACAAGGTATATCGGATATATTGGACTGGGGATACGGTTTGGTTTGATGATATGCAGCAATATACCCGCTATGGAAAGATCAATCTGTTTATCCCTGATATGGGCGCCGTGGGCTCTGATGGCCACATTGGACGTCGCGGATTAAATTCCCAGGATTGTTTGAAGATAATAGAAACACTGCATCCTGATCTGATTGCACCGGTACATCATTCTACTTTCTCCATGTACATAGAGCCTATTGCCAGGCTACAGCAAACATTGGATACTACATCGTATAAGAAGAAGTTAAGGATTGTTCCGGCAGGAGGAGTGGTGGTATTGTAA
- the ltrA gene encoding group II intron reverse transcriptase/maturase, whose protein sequence is MELLERILDNRNVRRAYERVMANKGSGGVDGIGIEGFKSHLQKVWPSVKARIEEGNYQPSAVRRVDIPKPSGGTRTLGIPTLLDRLIQQAIAQQLTIIYDETFSENSYGFRAKRNAHQALLKARDYVNAGYSHVVDIDMAKFFDRVNHSYLMNLLGQRIKDRRVLRLIHSYLKAGVMMDGIATVNREGTPQGGPLSPILSNVLLDKLDKELEMRGHRFVRYADDVCVFLRSKRSAARVLDSVSMYIEKELKLEVNRSKSTVTRPWKGKTLGYSFYHKKGEKGLTIARSSIARYKSKVREITSRSKPYAMYKRYELLRQLNRGWSNYFKLNEAKSLFKELDQWVQRRIRQCHWKQWRLPRTKVAMLIKLGTPNWQAYQWGNTRKGSWRISGSPILQRALNKSLLKREGYLPLAELSTLPTVLF, encoded by the coding sequence ATGGAGTTACTGGAACGCATACTTGATAACCGTAATGTCCGCCGTGCCTATGAACGGGTAATGGCGAATAAGGGCAGTGGCGGAGTAGACGGGATCGGGATCGAAGGATTTAAATCCCATTTACAAAAGGTCTGGCCTTCGGTGAAAGCAAGGATAGAGGAAGGAAACTATCAACCATCTGCAGTAAGGAGAGTTGATATACCTAAGCCATCAGGTGGAACAAGGACATTGGGCATCCCCACCTTACTGGACAGGTTAATACAACAGGCTATAGCACAGCAACTGACAATTATCTATGATGAAACGTTCAGCGAAAACAGCTATGGGTTCAGGGCAAAACGAAACGCGCATCAGGCATTATTAAAAGCGCGGGACTACGTAAATGCAGGCTACAGTCATGTAGTAGACATTGACATGGCAAAGTTCTTTGACCGTGTGAACCACAGCTATCTGATGAATCTGCTGGGTCAGCGAATAAAGGACAGGCGTGTGTTACGTCTGATCCATAGTTACCTGAAAGCAGGAGTTATGATGGATGGGATAGCAACGGTAAACAGAGAAGGAACTCCGCAGGGAGGCCCTCTAAGCCCGATACTGTCCAACGTACTGTTGGACAAACTGGATAAAGAGCTGGAAATGCGAGGTCACCGTTTTGTAAGATACGCCGATGATGTGTGCGTGTTCCTGCGGAGCAAACGGAGCGCTGCGCGGGTTCTGGATAGCGTAAGTATGTACATTGAGAAGGAGCTGAAACTGGAAGTGAACCGGAGTAAGAGCACAGTAACACGGCCCTGGAAGGGAAAGACACTAGGCTATAGCTTCTACCACAAGAAGGGAGAAAAGGGACTGACGATTGCCCGGAGTAGCATAGCAAGGTACAAGTCCAAAGTCCGTGAAATTACCTCTCGAAGCAAGCCATACGCCATGTACAAGCGTTATGAGCTGTTGAGGCAATTAAACCGGGGTTGGTCAAACTACTTTAAACTGAACGAAGCAAAGAGCCTGTTCAAAGAACTAGATCAATGGGTTCAGCGGCGGATCAGGCAATGTCACTGGAAGCAATGGAGGTTACCGAGGACGAAAGTGGCAATGCTTATAAAGTTGGGGACGCCCAACTGGCAGGCATATCAATGGGGTAACACAAGAAAAGGGTCGTGGCGAATAAGCGGAAGTCCCATATTACAACGCGCTCTGAACAAATCCTTACTAAAACGGGAAGGGTACTTACCCCTTGCTGAGTTAAGTACCCTTCCAACTGTATTATTCTGA
- the yiaA gene encoding inner membrane protein YiaA, with translation MEQRNQQQPSAAFVGASWLALIVGLASFIIGLSNVEMALNEKGYYFTVLMFGLFAAVSVQKSVRDQLENIPVTNIYYGLSWFSTLLSIVLLTVGLWNASITKSEKGFYAISYTLSLFAVIAVQKNTRDARQRQNDSTPSE, from the coding sequence ATGGAACAAAGAAATCAGCAACAACCATCTGCCGCCTTCGTAGGTGCTTCCTGGCTAGCCTTAATTGTGGGCCTGGCATCTTTTATCATTGGTTTGTCGAATGTGGAGATGGCACTGAACGAAAAGGGATATTATTTCACGGTATTGATGTTTGGACTTTTTGCTGCGGTATCTGTACAAAAATCTGTAAGAGATCAGTTGGAGAACATACCAGTTACGAACATTTACTATGGCTTGTCCTGGTTTTCCACATTACTGTCGATCGTATTGTTAACTGTGGGTTTATGGAATGCCAGTATTACGAAGAGCGAAAAAGGGTTTTATGCAATTTCTTATACTTTAAGTCTGTTTGCTGTTATTGCTGTACAGAAGAATACACGTGATGCCCGCCAAAGGCAAAACGATTCAACCCCAAGCGAGTAG
- a CDS encoding Crp/Fnr family transcriptional regulator, translating to MERLLAQLTKIHHIGEKARNDLRACIKQTILPKNEMLITEGRVCRHLYFVEAGSLRGFYHQDGKEITHWFSFENDFVTSFHSFITGQPAVENIQPMNGAILWAISKESLTSLMDEHHELERLVRLAYERYYIRLEERFVNAHFKTAAERYEQLLEQSPHIIEKVPLGYIASYLGISQETLSRVRSRF from the coding sequence ATGGAACGTCTACTGGCGCAACTAACAAAAATCCATCATATAGGAGAAAAGGCACGTAATGATTTACGTGCCTGCATTAAGCAAACGATATTACCAAAGAATGAAATGCTGATTACAGAAGGAAGGGTATGCAGACATCTTTACTTTGTGGAAGCAGGTAGTTTACGTGGCTTTTATCATCAGGATGGAAAGGAAATAACGCACTGGTTTAGTTTTGAAAATGACTTTGTCACTTCTTTTCATAGTTTCATAACCGGGCAACCAGCGGTAGAGAATATACAGCCAATGAACGGAGCTATCCTATGGGCTATTTCAAAGGAATCGCTCACCAGTCTGATGGACGAACACCATGAGCTGGAGCGCCTGGTACGTTTGGCGTATGAGCGCTATTATATACGGCTGGAAGAACGTTTTGTAAACGCACATTTCAAAACGGCCGCCGAACGCTATGAGCAGTTACTGGAGCAGTCTCCGCATATCATTGAGAAGGTTCCGCTGGGATATATTGCCTCCTATTTGGGGATTTCACAGGAAACACTTAGCCGTGTCCGTAGCCGGTTTTAA
- a CDS encoding DUF2911 domain-containing protein — MKKTIIACTVLLMTATAHAQFNSVPSGGNKRASVSEGIGITQVTINYSRPGVKNRDGHIWGEVVHKGFADLGFGTSKAAPWRAGANENTTITFSTDVKVDGQPLPAGTYGFFVAYDPNESTLIFSKNVSSWGSFYYDPKEDALRVKVKPVATDKSVEWLKYEFTDQTPSSATVALEWEKLVIPFRVDVDLVNTQIASFRKELRGSSGFIWQTWNAAASFCVQNNTNLEEALLWADTATSVSTGGTLSFQAWSTKAAILDSLGRGQEAIAVMKKALPYGDVNELYFYARNLAHLKKGKEAFDIFKMDYDKHPDEFLTNAGMARGYSALGDYKKALVYAQKARAQAPDILNKDRLEKMVKSLQEGKDIN, encoded by the coding sequence ATGAAAAAGACAATCATTGCTTGTACAGTCCTTTTAATGACCGCTACTGCTCATGCACAGTTCAACAGCGTACCTAGTGGCGGTAATAAACGTGCTTCCGTCAGCGAAGGTATTGGTATCACACAGGTGACCATTAACTACAGCCGCCCTGGTGTTAAGAACAGGGACGGTCATATCTGGGGAGAGGTGGTCCATAAAGGTTTCGCTGATCTCGGCTTCGGTACCTCCAAGGCAGCACCCTGGCGGGCTGGCGCCAACGAAAACACCACCATTACGTTCTCTACTGATGTGAAGGTAGATGGACAGCCGCTGCCCGCCGGTACCTACGGCTTCTTTGTGGCCTATGATCCGAATGAAAGTACCCTGATCTTCTCCAAAAATGTCAGTTCCTGGGGCAGCTTCTATTACGACCCCAAAGAAGATGCGTTGCGCGTAAAAGTAAAACCAGTAGCTACCGATAAAAGTGTGGAATGGCTCAAATATGAATTCACCGATCAAACGCCCAGCAGCGCTACGGTGGCGCTGGAATGGGAAAAGCTGGTCATTCCTTTCAGGGTAGACGTTGACCTGGTGAACACGCAGATCGCCTCTTTTCGCAAGGAGCTGCGTGGCAGTAGCGGCTTCATCTGGCAAACATGGAATGCGGCGGCCAGTTTCTGTGTACAAAACAATACCAACCTCGAAGAAGCCCTGTTATGGGCTGATACCGCTACCAGTGTAAGTACAGGAGGCACCCTGAGCTTCCAGGCCTGGAGCACCAAAGCCGCTATCCTCGATAGCCTCGGCCGGGGACAAGAAGCTATCGCTGTCATGAAAAAAGCCTTGCCTTACGGCGATGTCAATGAGCTGTATTTCTACGCCAGGAATCTTGCTCATCTCAAAAAAGGAAAAGAAGCATTTGACATCTTTAAAATGGACTACGATAAACACCCTGATGAATTCCTTACCAACGCCGGTATGGCCCGTGGATACTCTGCACTCGGTGATTATAAGAAAGCACTGGTCTATGCCCAGAAAGCCCGCGCACAGGCCCCCGACATACTCAACAAAGACCGGCTTGAGAAAATGGTAAAGTCCCTCCAGGAAGGAAAAGATATTAACTGA
- a CDS encoding dihydrofolate reductase family protein, protein MRKLIMKMSVSLDGFVCDSNGQKDWVFKTGDEESLAWSVEKIREAGLIIMGRKSFEAMAPYWPTATGPFAAPMNNIPKALFTKKGFKGIDPVHTATGEQSSAAASWAEARVFDGDLTEGIRELKAGFGKPIVAIGGAGFMQNLIATGLIDEYHLAIHPVALGSGLPIFTALTKQLDLKLVAVKQFPRGIVVHTYQPA, encoded by the coding sequence ATGCGAAAGTTAATCATGAAGATGTCGGTCTCACTCGACGGTTTCGTATGCGACTCCAATGGCCAGAAAGATTGGGTCTTCAAGACTGGGGACGAGGAGTCATTGGCCTGGAGTGTCGAGAAAATCAGGGAGGCTGGGCTAATTATCATGGGCAGGAAGTCATTTGAGGCAATGGCTCCTTACTGGCCAACTGCGACCGGGCCGTTTGCTGCGCCGATGAACAACATTCCCAAGGCCCTCTTCACAAAAAAAGGATTTAAGGGTATCGATCCTGTGCATACAGCAACTGGGGAACAGTCGTCCGCCGCGGCTTCCTGGGCCGAGGCGCGGGTGTTCGACGGCGATCTTACTGAAGGGATCAGGGAACTTAAAGCCGGGTTCGGGAAACCGATTGTAGCAATTGGCGGCGCAGGATTTATGCAGAATCTTATAGCAACGGGTCTCATCGATGAATACCATCTGGCTATTCATCCCGTCGCATTAGGTTCGGGGCTGCCAATCTTCACCGCTCTTACAAAGCAGCTCGACCTGAAACTGGTAGCTGTGAAGCAATTTCCCCGCGGAATCGTCGTTCATACTTATCAGCCTGCATAG